A DNA window from Pleurocapsa sp. PCC 7319 contains the following coding sequences:
- a CDS encoding DUF6208 family protein: protein MIRFNRIFANAELLWEIPLALFSFVFFKLMKFAIRNLYNFRLSRSDQQNLKWLPLSKDILKTPITLPFWMTFGPRLNTHAIIATVGPFKVNKSLDLLVEAAEKSAKSWTIVVYKFPDYQTVIRLGYGDSKYDNQWESIELPSGKYLLGLRYYNWQEQVKLPAVKVDGVEIVHSKTIPEDINNFYYELRKQENWFYFCLHYYLFPMFRLRKWLPESLIKKEFLPVGDPALVYYYGLLEKQESLKLTLNPIIFQNYEVYITMYDRASFASSFYQIKETNHVTNPLETAGFYLLRIRQKPAIQEQFVSEWVEIKVLMANSEAIAVNSYS, encoded by the coding sequence ATGATTAGATTTAATCGCATTTTTGCTAATGCAGAATTGCTGTGGGAAATTCCCCTCGCTCTCTTCTCTTTTGTTTTCTTTAAGTTGATGAAATTCGCGATCAGAAATTTATATAATTTCCGCTTATCCAGAAGCGACCAACAAAACCTTAAGTGGCTTCCCTTATCTAAAGACATCTTAAAAACTCCCATTACGTTGCCGTTTTGGATGACATTTGGTCCTCGTCTAAATACTCATGCCATTATTGCCACAGTAGGACCATTTAAAGTCAACAAATCCCTGGATTTATTGGTCGAAGCCGCAGAAAAATCAGCAAAATCCTGGACAATCGTGGTTTATAAATTTCCCGATTACCAAACTGTTATTCGGCTCGGTTATGGAGATTCAAAATATGACAATCAATGGGAGTCAATAGAGTTACCATCGGGAAAATATCTTCTCGGCTTGAGATACTACAACTGGCAGGAGCAAGTTAAACTGCCTGCTGTCAAAGTAGACGGTGTGGAAATTGTTCATTCTAAAACTATTCCTGAAGATATTAACAATTTCTATTACGAATTAAGAAAACAAGAAAATTGGTTCTATTTCTGTCTTCATTACTATCTATTTCCGATGTTTCGCTTGCGGAAATGGCTACCGGAATCATTGATCAAAAAAGAATTTTTACCCGTAGGCGATCCAGCACTTGTTTATTACTATGGCTTACTGGAAAAACAAGAATCGCTAAAACTGACTTTAAACCCCATCATTTTTCAGAATTATGAAGTCTATATCACTATGTATGATCGCGCCAGTTTTGCTAGTTCATTTTATCAAATTAAGGAAACGAATCATGTCACAAATCCGTTAGAAACTGCTGGCTTTTACCTATTACGCATTCGACAAAAACCAGCAATACAAGAACAATTTGTCAGTGAATGGGTTGAAATCAAAGTTCTGATGGCAAACTCTGAGGCGATCGCCGTTAATAGTTATTCCTAA
- a CDS encoding calcium-binding protein gives MLSLEQVFNESYYLEVNPEAATAVANGEFASGLEHFQAVGLEQGLRFTPLIDLDYYKRVANPELSELTNDQALEQLLEKGIEAGQTFSQFIDLELYKEVNPELSDLSNSEALLHLQDIGLNAGLQFSSFVDLEEYRSFSPELSDLSLSETFTHLATFFLPEEEGRIRLPMNSSLEILDELQIITPEMQTGSAETILTYSKSENKVTLDLDIDGLPYRETFTRPEDVSTPFNQQPITVEDAKWQVWIVGEFGTAETNIWYDGATGDLIGSEFDIFEEPPTDSSPTDVNGDGVLDTALLLPTSQAIGSPIFEGNPDGTAQVQFEYTYDQLLDERGTAGVYASVVPYNLNRPEEVGIYYTEGGLPLSEAMTWDDIVENIRNGDLFNVTLSVEPDPKPTYLDSRPNTMEGWNTLYPTLSPDGLVFDTTTNNYRLPEPRELTTHANVPWPARQAVTEAETELVFGTLEDDLFDAADPRDNFDGNRDTVFTGAGADFVDASQASAPLFPSTVGQNRIFSGTGIDEVLLSQNDLVNGGPGNDLLDASAGLGNNLLYGKDHNDELLAGKGDRLFGGDGDDILDSSLGTGDNWLYGEDGNDTFFAGTSDRFLGGDGDDAFFINEGGDNLLTGGAGADAFWIADGELLTAANTITDFALEEDVIGVAGLGAASVEDLDLSQVGDNAVIAFSNFDLAVVLNTQVSDLQTNGNFVFA, from the coding sequence ATGTTATCACTAGAACAAGTCTTTAACGAAAGCTATTATTTAGAAGTTAACCCAGAGGCAGCAACCGCAGTTGCCAACGGAGAATTTGCTAGTGGACTGGAACACTTTCAAGCAGTGGGTCTAGAACAAGGACTGCGATTTACACCCCTGATCGACCTGGACTACTATAAAAGGGTTGCCAACCCAGAACTATCCGAATTAACCAATGACCAAGCCCTAGAACAACTGCTGGAGAAGGGTATCGAAGCAGGTCAAACATTTTCCCAGTTTATAGACTTGGAATTATATAAGGAAGTCAACCCAGAACTGTCTGACCTCAGTAATTCCGAAGCTTTACTCCATCTCCAAGATATTGGTCTAAATGCCGGACTCCAGTTTTCCTCCTTCGTTGACCTAGAAGAATATCGCTCTTTTAGTCCAGAATTGAGCGATCTAAGCCTTTCTGAAACTTTTACCCATCTAGCAACCTTCTTTTTACCAGAAGAGGAAGGACGGATTCGTTTACCAATGAATTCCTCTCTAGAAATCCTCGATGAACTACAGATTATTACACCAGAGATGCAAACGGGTTCTGCGGAAACAATACTAACTTACTCCAAGTCAGAGAATAAAGTGACTCTGGATTTGGATATAGATGGTTTGCCTTACCGAGAGACTTTTACCCGTCCAGAGGATGTTTCAACTCCTTTCAACCAACAACCAATTACTGTTGAAGATGCTAAGTGGCAGGTCTGGATCGTCGGTGAATTTGGCACCGCAGAAACCAACATCTGGTATGACGGTGCAACAGGGGATCTTATCGGTAGTGAATTTGATATTTTTGAGGAACCGCCAACAGATAGTTCTCCTACTGATGTCAATGGCGATGGGGTCTTGGACACGGCACTTCTATTGCCCACATCTCAAGCAATAGGCTCTCCCATCTTTGAAGGTAATCCTGACGGAACAGCCCAAGTTCAATTTGAGTATACCTATGACCAACTTCTTGACGAGCGTGGTACCGCAGGAGTTTACGCTTCTGTTGTACCGTACAATCTCAACAGACCAGAGGAGGTGGGAATCTACTATACAGAAGGAGGTCTGCCTTTATCTGAAGCGATGACCTGGGACGATATTGTGGAAAATATCCGTAATGGCGATCTCTTCAATGTGACCTTGAGTGTTGAACCAGATCCGAAACCCACGTATCTCGATTCTCGCCCCAATACTATGGAGGGGTGGAACACGTTGTACCCAACTCTCAGTCCAGATGGTCTTGTCTTTGACACAACTACAAATAACTATCGGCTTCCAGAGCCGAGAGAGTTAACCACTCACGCCAATGTTCCTTGGCCAGCGAGACAGGCAGTAACTGAAGCAGAAACGGAACTAGTCTTCGGAACTTTAGAGGATGATCTCTTCGATGCAGCTGACCCCCGTGATAACTTCGACGGCAATCGAGATACAGTTTTTACTGGTGCAGGAGCAGATTTTGTCGATGCTAGCCAAGCTAGTGCGCCCCTATTTCCTTCTACTGTAGGACAGAATCGCATATTTAGCGGTACGGGCATTGATGAAGTCTTGTTGAGTCAGAATGATCTTGTCAATGGTGGTCCAGGTAACGACCTTCTTGATGCCTCTGCTGGGTTAGGTAATAATCTGCTCTATGGCAAGGATCATAATGATGAACTCCTAGCTGGCAAAGGCGATCGCCTTTTTGGCGGGGATGGGGATGACATTCTCGATAGTAGTTTGGGTACTGGTGATAATTGGCTTTACGGGGAAGATGGCAACGATACCTTCTTTGCGGGTACTAGCGATCGCTTTTTGGGAGGTGATGGTGATGATGCCTTCTTTATCAACGAAGGAGGTGACAATCTTCTTACTGGTGGGGCCGGAGCAGATGCCTTCTGGATTGCCGATGGCGAACTTCTCACTGCTGCTAATACCATTACCGATTTTGCACTAGAGGAAGATGTCATAGGTGTTGCTGGTCTAGGAGCAGCTTCGGTTGAGGATCTGGACTTGAGCCAAGTTGGGGATAACGCGGTGATTGCTTTCTCCAATTTTGACTTAGCGGTGGTGCTCAATACTCAAGTGAGTGACCTGCAAACCAACGGAAATTTTGTCTTTGCCTAG
- a CDS encoding calcium-binding protein: MLSVNEVFNESYYLETNSEAAEAIENGEFANGLEHFQAVGIDEGLRFSPLINLDYYKIAANPELSDFTSRQALDHLLNQGIEDGRIFSQFVDLEFYKEANPDLSDLSNSEALLHLQNTGLEAGLQFSQFVDLEEYRSFNPELSTQSLSDAFSDLSTFGAPENEGRIRFPLEAGRLSIPGEVDIVTPEMLAGSAEATITYSKSANTITLAVDVEGLPYQLDITRPDDVSTPFNQQPVSVEDGKWQMWFIGNWFDQETYFWYDGVTKDLIASEFDLPEEQPDPNNPVDVNGDGVEDIPFLSTQTAQMVGTPIFEGNLDGTLQIEFTYDYDQILDDRGTGGAYVTGLPYNLDRPEEFGLYYTQGNVPVSEAMSFDEILESIRNDEVGFDTGGMNLAFSLEPDPKPGFLDSRDNTMIAWDAFYPFLTPEGVLADIGAGIYRPQTPSDLQIHQNPPFPAGAIAIEGETEQVFGTLEDDVFDAADPSDEFDGNRDTVFAGAGVDFIDASQARAPLFPATAGRNRIFSGTDNDEVIAGRRDHVNGGPDNDFLDASAGLGHNRLYGNDGDDELLAGIGDHLFGGDGDDILDSSLGTGDNRLYGEDGNDTFFASNSDRFLGGDGDDAFFINDGGDNFLTGGGGADAFWIANGELLTAANTITDFAIDEDVIGVAGLGTASVDELEFSQVGDDAVIALSNFDLAVILNTQVSDLQANGTFVFA; this comes from the coding sequence GTGTTATCAGTCAATGAAGTTTTCAATGAAAGCTATTACTTAGAAACTAATTCAGAAGCAGCTGAAGCCATAGAAAATGGAGAATTTGCTAATGGTTTAGAACATTTTCAGGCAGTAGGTATCGATGAAGGGCTAAGGTTTTCACCTTTGATCAACTTAGACTACTATAAAATAGCTGCTAACCCAGAGCTATCGGATTTTACCAGTCGTCAAGCTTTGGATCATCTTTTGAACCAGGGAATTGAAGACGGTCGTATTTTCTCCCAGTTTGTCGATTTAGAGTTCTATAAAGAAGCGAACCCAGATCTATCTGACCTCAGCAATTCCGAAGCTTTGCTTCACCTGCAAAACACTGGTCTGGAAGCTGGACTGCAATTCTCTCAGTTTGTCGATCTTGAAGAATATCGATCTTTCAATCCAGAGCTATCGACCCAAAGCCTCTCCGATGCCTTTTCCGATCTCTCCACCTTTGGAGCGCCTGAAAATGAAGGGAGGATTCGTTTCCCGTTAGAAGCAGGACGTCTTTCGATTCCTGGCGAAGTTGACATTGTTACTCCCGAGATGCTGGCGGGTTCAGCAGAGGCGACAATTACTTACTCCAAGTCAGCTAACACAATCACTTTGGCAGTTGATGTTGAAGGACTGCCTTACCAGCTTGATATTACCCGTCCTGACGATGTTTCCACACCTTTTAACCAGCAACCAGTTTCCGTAGAAGACGGCAAATGGCAAATGTGGTTTATCGGCAACTGGTTCGACCAAGAGACTTATTTTTGGTATGACGGAGTAACTAAAGATCTCATTGCTAGTGAGTTTGATCTGCCTGAGGAGCAACCTGACCCTAACAATCCTGTAGATGTAAATGGTGATGGAGTTGAGGACATCCCGTTTTTAAGTACTCAGACGGCTCAAATGGTTGGAACGCCGATTTTTGAAGGTAATCTAGACGGAACACTTCAGATAGAGTTTACTTATGACTACGATCAGATCCTTGATGATCGAGGTACTGGAGGAGCTTACGTTACTGGATTGCCGTATAATCTAGACAGACCAGAAGAATTCGGTCTCTACTATACTCAGGGCAATGTTCCAGTATCTGAAGCAATGAGCTTTGATGAGATTTTGGAGAGCATACGCAATGACGAGGTGGGATTCGATACTGGCGGCATGAATCTAGCATTCAGTCTAGAGCCGGATCCAAAACCTGGGTTTTTAGACTCCCGCGATAATACAATGATCGCCTGGGATGCTTTTTATCCGTTCCTCACTCCAGAAGGTGTACTTGCTGATATCGGAGCCGGCATCTACAGACCTCAAACCCCTTCAGATCTACAAATTCACCAAAACCCTCCATTCCCAGCAGGAGCAATAGCAATAGAAGGAGAGACTGAACAAGTTTTCGGAACTTTGGAGGATGATGTCTTCGATGCGGCTGACCCTAGTGATGAGTTCGACGGCAATCGAGATACAGTTTTTGCTGGTGCAGGTGTAGATTTTATAGATGCTAGCCAAGCCCGTGCGCCCCTATTTCCTGCCACCGCAGGGCGCAATCGCATCTTCAGCGGTACAGACAATGATGAAGTTATCGCTGGACGGCGCGATCATGTTAATGGCGGTCCAGATAATGACTTCCTTGATGCCTCTGCTGGCTTGGGTCATAATCGTCTCTACGGCAATGATGGTGATGATGAACTCCTAGCTGGAATAGGCGATCACCTTTTTGGCGGGGATGGGGATGACATTCTCGATAGTAGTCTGGGCACTGGTGATAATCGGCTTTATGGAGAAGATGGAAACGATACCTTCTTTGCTAGTAATAGCGATCGCTTTCTGGGAGGGGATGGTGATGATGCCTTCTTTATCAACGACGGAGGGGACAATTTTCTTACAGGGGGTGGAGGAGCAGATGCCTTCTGGATTGCGAATGGCGAACTTCTCACTGCTGCTAATACCATTACCGATTTTGCAATAGATGAAGATGTCATTGGTGTTGCTGGTTTAGGAACAGCATCTGTTGATGAGCTTGAGTTTAGTCAAGTCGGGGATGACGCGGTGATTGCTTTGTCTAATTTTGACCTCGCAGTAATACTCAATACTCAAGTGAGTGACTTGCAAGCTAACGGTACTTTTGTCTTCGCCTAA